A single region of the Marinobacter nanhaiticus D15-8W genome encodes:
- a CDS encoding GGDEF domain-containing protein: MRQRVTGEIPVPTLINWLSIGAQPLLLFFAYRAAGRDDTLVPSILLTCAALLLLNALVYMMLRHETLQRRTFIVLITGLFIYLAISAVEDGSAIIWLFAYPPIIFYISTLRVGVLACAFGIVTLIGLFSPAGDYLVETPYSDSFRLVMITVLAFEMISCYILDLSRRRSQARLLTLAREYEYAAKHDAMTGLSNRREGLARLETEYERYLRNRKPFSVILMDIDVFKGVNDNYGHQAGDQLIVMVANKLKDGCRRVDMVSRWGGEEFLAVLPETQVSEAVTMANRIRQTIAAQTLAFEGLPIRTSISAGVATIHGAESTNHLLQRADEALYTAKATGRNRVCSGEVPEQDSA, translated from the coding sequence GTGCGTCAACGGGTCACGGGTGAGATTCCAGTTCCCACGCTGATCAATTGGCTCAGCATCGGCGCCCAGCCACTGCTGCTGTTCTTCGCCTACCGTGCCGCCGGTCGGGACGACACCCTGGTGCCGAGCATACTGCTGACCTGCGCCGCGCTCCTGCTGCTCAACGCCCTGGTCTATATGATGCTACGCCACGAAACTCTACAGCGACGTACGTTCATCGTCCTGATCACCGGCCTGTTCATCTATCTGGCGATTTCCGCTGTTGAGGATGGCTCGGCCATCATCTGGCTATTCGCGTATCCACCGATCATCTTCTATATCAGCACGCTCCGTGTTGGCGTACTCGCCTGCGCATTCGGCATCGTTACGCTGATCGGCCTTTTCTCCCCCGCTGGCGACTATCTGGTGGAAACACCCTACAGCGACAGCTTCCGACTGGTCATGATCACGGTCTTGGCGTTCGAGATGATCTCCTGTTACATCCTCGACCTTAGCCGACGTCGTAGCCAGGCCCGGCTGCTCACGCTGGCCAGGGAATATGAGTACGCTGCCAAGCACGACGCCATGACCGGCCTGTCCAATCGCCGGGAGGGTCTGGCGCGGCTGGAGACCGAATACGAACGCTACCTGCGAAACCGCAAGCCATTCTCTGTCATCCTGATGGACATCGATGTATTCAAGGGCGTGAACGATAACTATGGCCACCAGGCCGGTGATCAGTTGATCGTGATGGTAGCCAACAAGCTCAAGGACGGCTGCCGAAGGGTGGACATGGTGTCGCGCTGGGGCGGTGAGGAATTCCTGGCGGTCCTGCCGGAAACCCAGGTATCCGAAGCCGTGACGATGGCCAACCGCATCCGCCAGACCATTGCGGCCCAGACACTGGCCTTCGAGGGCTTGCCGATTCGCACCAGCATCAGCGCTGGCGTCGCCACCATTCATGGCGCCGAATCGACCAACCATCTGTTACAGCGGGCTGACGAAGCACTCTATACGGCCAAGGCCACAGGAAGGAACCGAGTTTGCAGCGGCGAAGTACCCGAACAGGATAGCGCCTAA
- a CDS encoding ABC1 kinase family protein, translated as MTSKKPRSSVARIKTGSFERRLSLTRAGLFAGSRMATHMATNWFGSKERREARHSKMLSSQAEFLVEELGKLKGSVVKIGQVMALYGEHFLPEEVTEALHTLEDQGTSLAWPSVQKVLERELGAERLAQLDVDAEPIGAASLGQVHRAVRKSDGLELVLKIQYPGVDEAVDSDLNAVAQILAMARLVSFGPEFKDWLEEVRTMMHREVDYALEARTTEHFRQMLEGDDRYVVPRVLEEYTTHHVIASTYESGWPVSSEKVAELSLERRSALGRAALELFFKELFEWGEIQTDPNFGNYRIRIAEDTDGDTDKIVLLDFGAVQSYSDEFLDPVRSMIKASYERDLERVIEGGIKLHFMSTDWPDDILKRFGEVCMSVLEPLAPANGEWPDYAVNEQGQYRWKQSDLPSRVARQAARSAISRYFRIPPKEFVFLNRKLIGVYTFIAVLRSEFNGEDLLRAYLYGESTDEETRPAG; from the coding sequence ATGACTTCCAAGAAACCCCGTTCCTCCGTCGCCCGTATCAAGACTGGTAGCTTCGAACGTCGGCTCAGCCTGACCCGGGCCGGCCTGTTTGCCGGCTCCCGTATGGCGACGCATATGGCCACCAACTGGTTTGGCAGCAAAGAGCGTCGCGAAGCCAGACACAGCAAGATGCTATCCAGCCAGGCAGAATTCCTCGTGGAAGAGCTCGGCAAGCTCAAGGGAAGCGTGGTGAAGATTGGCCAGGTCATGGCGCTCTATGGCGAGCATTTCCTGCCGGAAGAGGTGACCGAGGCCCTGCATACGCTTGAGGATCAAGGCACCTCGCTGGCCTGGCCTTCGGTCCAGAAAGTGCTCGAGCGCGAACTCGGTGCGGAACGTCTGGCGCAGCTCGATGTCGATGCCGAACCGATCGGTGCCGCTTCCCTCGGGCAGGTGCATCGCGCGGTGCGCAAATCCGACGGTCTGGAACTGGTGCTGAAGATCCAGTATCCCGGAGTGGACGAGGCGGTGGACAGCGACCTCAACGCGGTTGCGCAAATCCTGGCGATGGCCCGCCTGGTGTCCTTCGGGCCGGAGTTCAAGGATTGGCTCGAAGAGGTCCGAACCATGATGCACCGCGAGGTGGATTACGCGCTTGAAGCGAGGACCACAGAGCATTTTCGCCAGATGCTGGAAGGGGATGACCGTTATGTGGTGCCCCGGGTGTTGGAGGAATACACAACCCATCATGTGATCGCCTCCACCTACGAATCAGGCTGGCCGGTCAGCTCAGAGAAGGTGGCGGAGTTATCTCTAGAGCGCCGTAGCGCCCTTGGGCGGGCAGCGCTGGAGCTGTTTTTCAAGGAACTTTTCGAATGGGGGGAAATTCAGACCGACCCCAATTTCGGCAACTACCGTATCCGTATTGCCGAAGATACCGATGGCGATACCGATAAGATCGTGTTGCTGGATTTCGGCGCTGTGCAAAGCTATTCCGACGAATTCCTCGACCCGGTGCGGTCGATGATCAAGGCTTCCTACGAGCGGGATCTGGAGCGTGTGATCGAAGGTGGCATCAAGCTGCACTTCATGAGTACCGACTGGCCGGATGACATTCTGAAGCGGTTTGGCGAGGTGTGTATGTCGGTGCTCGAACCCTTGGCGCCGGCCAACGGGGAGTGGCCGGATTATGCAGTGAACGAGCAGGGTCAATATCGCTGGAAACAGAGTGACCTGCCATCCCGGGTGGCACGGCAGGCCGCACGTTCGGCCATCAGTCGCTACTTCCGGATACCGCCAAAGGAATTCGTCTTCCTCAATCGCAAACTGATAGGGGTCTATACCTTCATTGCTGTGCTGCGTTCCGAATTCAACGGCGAGGACCTGCTACGTGCCTACCTCTACGGCGAGTCCACTGATGAGGAAACCCGTCCGGCCGGATGA
- the rodA gene encoding rod shape-determining protein RodA, which produces MASRDFIRQMPGQTIGAPRGLLSSIHLDPILLILLLVLLVAGLFVLYSGGDSSMAVVESQCARIGVALVVMVVFAQLDPAVYRRWAPWLYGLGLIALIAVLMVGVGAKGAQRWLSLPGLPRFQPSEFMKLAVPIMTAWYLSRHFLPPKLSRVAIALAITILPMVLIIRQPDLGTALLVGLAGLFVIFFAGMSWKLIGAFVGMVAVAAPAMWFFVMHDYQKQRVLTLLDPESDPLGAGWNIIQSKTAIGSGGLSGKGWLQGTQSHLDFLPESHTDFIVAVLAEEFGFIGVAALITLYLLIIARCLYIAVYAQDSFGRLVAGALTMTFFIYVFVNIGMVSGILPIVGVPLPLVSYGGTSIVTLMAGFGIMMSIHTHRRMISA; this is translated from the coding sequence ATGGCTAGTCGTGATTTCATTCGCCAGATGCCGGGGCAGACAATCGGTGCGCCGCGTGGTTTGCTGTCTTCGATCCATCTGGACCCGATTCTTTTGATTCTTCTGCTGGTCCTCCTGGTCGCCGGGCTGTTCGTGCTTTACAGCGGCGGTGACAGTAGCATGGCGGTGGTCGAGTCCCAGTGCGCGCGTATCGGTGTGGCGCTGGTAGTAATGGTCGTGTTTGCCCAGCTTGATCCCGCGGTCTATCGACGCTGGGCGCCCTGGCTTTACGGGTTGGGGTTGATTGCCCTGATTGCGGTGCTGATGGTTGGCGTCGGCGCCAAAGGGGCGCAACGTTGGCTGAGTTTGCCTGGATTGCCGCGTTTCCAGCCCTCCGAGTTTATGAAGCTGGCGGTGCCCATCATGACCGCCTGGTACCTGTCTCGGCATTTCCTGCCGCCCAAACTCTCGCGGGTTGCCATTGCCCTCGCGATTACGATCCTGCCCATGGTGCTGATTATCCGCCAGCCGGATCTGGGGACAGCCCTATTGGTTGGCCTGGCTGGCCTCTTCGTGATTTTCTTTGCGGGAATGAGCTGGAAGCTCATCGGCGCTTTTGTCGGGATGGTGGCGGTTGCAGCGCCGGCCATGTGGTTCTTCGTCATGCATGACTACCAGAAGCAGCGGGTACTGACCCTGCTGGATCCCGAGAGCGACCCGCTCGGCGCCGGCTGGAACATTATCCAATCGAAAACGGCCATAGGCTCGGGTGGTCTCAGTGGCAAGGGCTGGCTGCAGGGCACCCAATCCCATCTCGACTTCCTGCCCGAGAGCCACACTGACTTTATCGTGGCTGTCTTGGCAGAGGAGTTCGGGTTTATCGGTGTGGCCGCCCTAATCACCCTTTACCTGCTGATTATTGCCCGATGTCTCTACATCGCGGTCTACGCCCAGGACTCCTTCGGTCGCCTGGTGGCTGGGGCCTTGACCATGACTTTCTTTATCTACGTGTTCGTCAACATCGGTATGGTCAGTGGCATCCTGCCCATCGTCGGGGTTCCGCTGCCATTGGTAAGCTACGGGGGCACCTCGATCGTCACGCTGATGGCGGGATTCGGCATCATGATGTCGATCCATACGCACAGACGAATGATCTCCGCCTGA
- the mltB gene encoding lytic murein transglycosylase B, which yields MSLRLTAFRCLLFLPVIVVLTVHTASVRANYVETAEGKAFINDLVSSHAFDRETLEQWLATATQQPSILEAISRPAEKRLTWYEYRNIFIKPSRINSGRAFLREYADTFARAEQAFGVSRYIVAAIIGVETQYGQYAGRYRVIDALSTLAFDYPPRSRFFRKQLSEYFLMVREQDLDPTVLMGSYAGAMGYGQFIPSSYRHYAVDFDDDGHADIIENPVDAIGSVANYFARHGWQSGAPIAEQIDSAGLDPGLYTEGLKPTLTLGDYRNAGIEPKADLDDTSPARLIKLEAERGHQDWLTYPNFYVITRYNHSHLYAMAVLELSRALAEEGAAVGGQS from the coding sequence ATGTCGCTGCGGTTGACCGCATTCCGCTGCCTGCTTTTCCTTCCAGTAATCGTTGTCCTGACTGTGCACACTGCATCGGTCCGGGCGAATTATGTGGAAACCGCTGAAGGAAAGGCCTTTATCAACGACTTGGTCTCCAGTCACGCCTTCGACCGGGAAACGCTGGAACAATGGCTGGCGACTGCAACCCAACAGCCTTCGATCCTGGAGGCTATCAGTCGGCCGGCAGAGAAACGGTTGACCTGGTACGAATACAGAAATATTTTCATCAAACCTTCGCGGATTAACAGCGGTCGTGCTTTCCTGCGGGAGTATGCCGATACCTTCGCCCGTGCAGAACAGGCTTTCGGTGTTTCCCGCTACATTGTTGCTGCCATCATTGGGGTCGAGACCCAGTACGGCCAGTATGCTGGCCGCTATCGGGTGATCGACGCGCTCTCCACGCTGGCCTTCGACTATCCGCCGCGTAGTCGTTTCTTTCGTAAACAGCTGAGCGAGTATTTCCTGATGGTTCGGGAACAGGATCTGGATCCCACGGTCCTAATGGGCTCGTATGCGGGTGCGATGGGCTATGGCCAGTTTATTCCCAGCAGTTACCGGCATTATGCCGTCGATTTCGACGATGATGGGCATGCCGATATTATCGAAAATCCGGTGGATGCGATCGGTAGTGTAGCCAATTACTTTGCCCGCCATGGCTGGCAGAGCGGAGCACCGATTGCCGAGCAGATTGACTCGGCTGGGTTGGATCCCGGGCTTTATACGGAGGGGCTAAAGCCCACCTTGACCCTTGGGGATTATCGCAACGCGGGTATCGAGCCCAAAGCCGATCTCGACGACACCTCGCCGGCACGCTTGATTAAGCTGGAAGCTGAGCGAGGTCATCAGGATTGGCTGACATACCCAAACTTTTATGTGATCACCCGCTACAATCACAGTCATCTCTATGCCATGGCGGTACTGGAGTTATCGCGCGCCCTGGCCGAAGAGGGTGCAGCTGTGGGCGGGCAGAGTTGA
- a CDS encoding YbeD family protein, translated as MSEPQPPKIEFPCDYVIKVIGNAAPDFQEFVVEVVERHAPGITEADVTLNESRQGRFTSVQVKIVATGEPQLKALFEELKASGRVHMVL; from the coding sequence ATGAGTGAACCGCAACCGCCGAAAATCGAGTTTCCCTGCGATTATGTCATCAAGGTGATTGGCAACGCGGCGCCTGATTTCCAGGAGTTCGTCGTGGAAGTCGTCGAACGCCACGCGCCGGGCATCACCGAAGCGGACGTGACCCTCAATGAAAGCCGCCAGGGGCGTTTCACCTCGGTGCAGGTGAAGATCGTTGCTACTGGTGAACCGCAACTGAAGGCCCTGTTCGAAGAGCTCAAGGCCAGCGGTCGGGTGCATATGGTCCTCTAA
- a CDS encoding septal ring lytic transglycosylase RlpA family protein, protein MRTSTTQPILCSGILVLLAFLAGCASSPQPSSSSRYSISQDRAPSGDFDASDLEDAVPRHEPYSRGGNKSPYTVWGKQYTVLADASSFVQRGTASWYGEKFHGHKTSNGEIFDMYQMTAAHKNLPLPSYVRVTNLDNGRQAIVRVNDRGPFHGDRIIDLSYAAAKKLGYQGRGTARVEIAAITVFPDGSMQVAGEGKGKTVPAPAPASPTSSGEQGIFVQVASFSQPESAQQLSQRLRNVTDSPVRVFAAGQYHRVQVGPFAQRGVAEEQSRMIEQVGLGRPILVTDPL, encoded by the coding sequence ATGAGAACAAGTACAACGCAGCCCATACTTTGCTCCGGGATACTGGTTCTGTTGGCATTCCTGGCCGGTTGCGCCTCGTCGCCACAGCCGTCCTCGTCGTCTCGCTACAGCATCAGCCAGGATCGGGCGCCGTCCGGCGATTTCGATGCAAGTGACCTGGAAGACGCGGTGCCCCGCCATGAGCCGTATAGCCGAGGTGGTAACAAGTCGCCCTATACGGTGTGGGGCAAGCAGTACACGGTGCTGGCGGACGCTTCGAGCTTCGTCCAGCGCGGCACGGCCAGTTGGTACGGGGAGAAATTCCACGGGCACAAGACATCGAACGGCGAGATTTTCGACATGTACCAGATGACCGCCGCCCACAAGAATCTGCCGTTGCCCAGCTATGTGCGGGTTACCAACCTCGACAATGGGCGCCAGGCGATCGTCCGGGTCAATGACCGGGGGCCGTTCCACGGCGACCGCATTATTGACTTGTCCTATGCCGCGGCCAAGAAACTGGGCTATCAGGGCCGAGGTACCGCGCGCGTCGAGATTGCAGCGATAACTGTGTTCCCGGATGGTAGTATGCAGGTCGCTGGCGAAGGCAAGGGCAAAACAGTGCCTGCACCGGCGCCGGCCAGCCCCACGTCGTCGGGCGAACAGGGGATCTTTGTGCAGGTCGCGTCGTTCAGCCAGCCTGAATCCGCCCAGCAGTTATCCCAGAGGCTGCGCAATGTGACCGATTCGCCGGTGAGGGTATTTGCGGCCGGGCAGTATCACCGGGTACAGGTCGGGCCTTTTGCCCAGCGGGGCGTGGCGGAAGAACAAAGCAGAATGATCGAGCAGGTGGGGCTGGGGCGCCCCATATTGGTGACCGATCCCTTATAG
- a CDS encoding YqaA family protein, with product MAYVSLFFTALAAATLLPAYSEVLLGGLVTQGYSALALWACATAGNTLGSVVNGVIGRQVERFRHKRWFPVSEKQLNAAQERFNRFGQWSLLMAWLPVGGDALTLIGGIMRVPWLNFIALVAIGKGIRYAAVLWVVIEAT from the coding sequence TTGGCCTACGTGTCCCTGTTTTTTACGGCTCTTGCGGCAGCGACATTGCTACCGGCTTACTCGGAGGTGCTCCTTGGGGGGCTGGTCACCCAGGGGTATTCCGCGCTTGCCCTCTGGGCCTGCGCTACCGCCGGCAACACGCTGGGCTCGGTGGTGAATGGTGTGATAGGTCGGCAGGTGGAACGCTTTCGCCACAAGCGATGGTTCCCGGTCAGCGAAAAGCAGTTGAACGCTGCGCAAGAACGTTTCAACCGCTTTGGTCAGTGGTCGCTACTGATGGCATGGCTGCCGGTCGGCGGCGATGCGTTGACGCTGATCGGCGGCATCATGCGCGTGCCCTGGCTCAACTTCATCGCGTTGGTTGCCATTGGCAAGGGGATTCGCTATGCCGCCGTCCTCTGGGTGGTGATCGAAGCCACGTGA
- the rlmH gene encoding 23S rRNA (pseudouridine(1915)-N(3))-methyltransferase RlmH, whose product MRLKLVCVGQKMPGWVSDGYQEYARRFPPDMPLELVETVLAPRTKNPDIPRLIQKEGEAQLAALARTDRVIALEVEGKSWSTEKLASQLESWQMDGRDVAFLVGGPDGLAPECRARADQLWSLSSLTLPHPLVRILLAEQLYRAWSITRNHPYHRA is encoded by the coding sequence ATGCGCCTAAAGCTGGTCTGCGTAGGCCAGAAAATGCCAGGATGGGTCAGTGATGGTTACCAGGAATACGCCCGGCGTTTCCCGCCCGATATGCCCCTGGAATTGGTCGAGACGGTCCTGGCCCCGCGCACTAAGAACCCGGATATTCCCCGGTTGATCCAGAAAGAAGGCGAGGCCCAATTGGCGGCTCTGGCCAGAACCGATCGTGTGATCGCCCTAGAAGTCGAGGGTAAGTCCTGGTCCACCGAGAAGCTGGCATCCCAGTTGGAGAGCTGGCAAATGGACGGTCGCGACGTGGCCTTCCTGGTCGGGGGGCCTGATGGCCTGGCGCCCGAGTGCCGGGCGAGGGCCGATCAGCTCTGGTCACTCTCGTCGCTGACCCTGCCGCATCCGCTGGTGCGCATCTTGCTCGCCGAGCAGTTGTACCGGGCCTGGTCCATCACCCGCAACCATCCATATCACCGCGCATAG
- the lipB gene encoding lipoyl(octanoyl) transferase LipB produces the protein MEQQILPVTIRHLGLQPYLETWEAMKTFTASRGPDTPDELWCLEHPRVYTQGQAGKAEHILAPGDIPVVQVDRGGQVTYHGPGQLVIYLLVDLHRAHFGVRHLVSAIEDSIVEMLGDLDIEAAPRPDAPGVYTQGTKIASLGLRIRRGCSFHGLALNVDMDLEPFRRINPCGLAGMAMSQVVDYAPHATMQGVQDALVEILARRLNLKIADTETTLPENGVHALSPPVA, from the coding sequence ATGGAGCAGCAGATCCTGCCCGTAACCATCCGCCATCTTGGGCTCCAACCCTACCTGGAAACCTGGGAGGCGATGAAGACGTTTACGGCCAGCCGTGGGCCCGACACGCCGGATGAGCTCTGGTGCCTCGAGCATCCCCGGGTCTATACCCAGGGGCAGGCCGGCAAGGCGGAGCATATCCTGGCGCCGGGCGATATTCCCGTTGTTCAGGTGGATCGCGGCGGCCAGGTGACCTATCACGGTCCAGGGCAGTTGGTGATCTACCTCTTGGTCGACTTACACCGTGCCCATTTCGGGGTGCGCCATCTGGTGTCGGCCATTGAGGATTCAATCGTCGAGATGCTCGGAGATCTGGATATCGAAGCGGCACCCCGGCCAGATGCACCGGGCGTTTATACCCAAGGGACCAAGATCGCGTCATTGGGGCTGCGTATCCGGCGTGGTTGTTCGTTTCACGGCCTGGCCCTGAATGTAGATATGGATCTGGAGCCCTTCCGTCGCATAAATCCATGCGGGTTGGCAGGCATGGCCATGTCCCAGGTCGTGGATTACGCGCCCCACGCGACTATGCAGGGAGTGCAGGATGCGTTAGTCGAAATCCTGGCCCGTCGCCTGAACCTCAAAATAGCTGACACGGAAACTACGTTACCGGAAAACGGCGTTCATGCGCTCTCGCCACCGGTTGCTTAG
- the mrdA gene encoding penicillin-binding protein 2 yields MPWGEFKDTAAERRLFQRRALVALVVVLALIGVLVARLYYLQILNHTNFTTLSEKNRVQVQPIAPPRGLIYDRNDVLLAENRPVFSVTIVPERVPDMDATLARLQQILDIPEEDMERFNRRLDEYRRPFSSVPLSYDLTEQEIARMAVHRHDLPGVEVDAELVRYYPYAELTAHALGYVGRINRDELRNLDPIDYAGTNYIGKSGVERFYEDALHGEVGYQHVETNARGRTLRVLEKENPVPGDDLKLQLDIRLQKVAFDLLEGRRGAIVAIEPKTGGILALASVPGFDANQFVTGISVENYRELSESPDKPLFNRALRGQYPPGSTIKPMLAVAGLDSDATTRDRTIWDPGYYQINDSGRRYRDWKRWGHGWVDLHDSVAESCDVYFYDLGLRMGVDVMHEYLDQFGFGKDASLDVSGALPGLLPSAPWKRAVHSQPWYPGDSVNMSIGQGFVLATPLQLATATAVLANHGVWHEPRMLREVVGPEATDEVLPDESHQDLALKREADWDYVIDSMEAVVHGPNGTARAVGKDAPYRFAGKTGTAQVFSLAEDEEYDADEIRERLRDHALFVGFAPAEEPQIAVAVIVENGGSGSGTAAPVARAMFDAWLLELNQDNDEPVVAGNAGADRAGSDKSVEAGGTDG; encoded by the coding sequence ATGCCCTGGGGGGAATTCAAGGATACCGCCGCCGAGCGCCGCCTGTTCCAGCGTCGTGCGCTCGTGGCTTTGGTGGTGGTGTTGGCCCTGATCGGTGTATTGGTTGCTCGATTATACTATCTGCAGATCCTCAACCACACCAACTTCACCACCCTGTCCGAGAAGAACCGGGTTCAGGTTCAGCCGATTGCCCCACCACGTGGACTGATCTACGACCGTAACGATGTCCTACTGGCGGAGAACCGACCGGTGTTCAGCGTAACTATCGTACCGGAGCGGGTGCCAGACATGGACGCCACCCTGGCTCGGTTGCAGCAGATCCTGGATATTCCCGAAGAGGACATGGAGCGTTTCAACCGTCGGTTGGACGAGTACCGGCGTCCGTTTTCCTCCGTCCCCCTGAGCTACGACCTCACCGAACAGGAAATCGCCCGCATGGCGGTCCACCGCCACGACCTGCCCGGCGTGGAGGTCGATGCGGAACTGGTGCGCTACTATCCCTATGCCGAACTGACCGCTCACGCACTGGGCTATGTCGGTCGTATCAACCGGGATGAGCTGCGCAATCTCGACCCTATCGATTATGCCGGTACCAACTATATCGGTAAGTCTGGTGTAGAGCGTTTCTATGAGGATGCACTCCACGGCGAGGTGGGGTATCAGCATGTTGAAACCAACGCCCGTGGTCGGACCCTGCGTGTCCTCGAGAAGGAAAACCCGGTTCCCGGCGACGACCTGAAATTGCAGCTGGATATCCGACTGCAGAAGGTAGCTTTCGATCTGCTTGAGGGCCGCCGCGGTGCTATTGTGGCCATCGAGCCGAAGACCGGTGGCATCCTGGCCCTTGCAAGCGTGCCCGGATTCGATGCCAACCAGTTTGTCACCGGCATCAGCGTGGAAAATTACCGGGAACTGAGTGAGTCGCCGGATAAGCCGCTGTTCAACCGCGCACTGCGCGGGCAATACCCACCGGGCTCCACCATTAAACCCATGCTGGCAGTAGCGGGTCTGGACAGTGACGCCACTACCCGTGACCGCACGATCTGGGACCCGGGTTACTACCAGATCAACGACTCTGGTCGGCGTTACCGGGACTGGAAACGCTGGGGGCATGGGTGGGTTGACCTGCACGACTCGGTCGCCGAGTCCTGTGATGTCTACTTCTACGATCTGGGCCTGCGCATGGGGGTGGATGTCATGCACGAGTACCTGGATCAGTTCGGTTTTGGCAAGGATGCGTCACTGGATGTCAGCGGCGCCCTGCCAGGTCTGTTGCCGTCCGCACCCTGGAAGCGGGCTGTACACAGCCAGCCCTGGTATCCGGGGGATTCGGTCAACATGAGTATTGGCCAGGGGTTCGTGCTCGCCACGCCGTTGCAATTGGCCACGGCTACTGCGGTATTGGCTAATCACGGAGTTTGGCATGAACCGCGAATGCTTAGAGAAGTGGTTGGCCCTGAAGCAACCGACGAGGTCTTGCCCGATGAGAGCCACCAGGATCTGGCGCTCAAGCGCGAAGCTGATTGGGACTATGTCATTGACTCTATGGAAGCGGTGGTTCACGGGCCGAACGGAACGGCTCGCGCGGTGGGTAAGGACGCACCCTATCGTTTTGCCGGCAAGACCGGTACGGCCCAGGTGTTCAGCCTGGCCGAGGATGAAGAATACGATGCCGACGAAATTCGCGAGCGCCTGAGGGATCACGCCCTGTTTGTCGGTTTTGCCCCTGCTGAGGAGCCTCAGATCGCGGTGGCGGTGATCGTGGAAAACGGCGGTAGCGGCAGTGGCACGGCAGCGCCCGTGGCGCGGGCGATGTTCGACGCCTGGCTGCTTGAACTGAACCAGGACAATGACGAACCCGTGGTCGCCGGGAACGCGGGTGCCGATAGGGCAGGTTCCGATAAATCAGTGGAGGCCGGCGGTACCGATGGCTAG
- a CDS encoding D-alanyl-D-alanine carboxypeptidase family protein gives MANKTVFQTFLYVVTFTFALVATAAAQSQQVLIPSPPQIAASSYILMDAESGRIIVEGNSHERLPPASLTKMMTAYIVERELDEGRIALEDQVPVSVNAWQTGGSRMFVKEGTQVPVEQLLKGVIIQSGNDASVALAEFIAGSEGAFADIMNQQAQILGMQDSHFINATGLPSETHYSSAYDLALLAKAIINDYPENYPIYEQKYFTYNDIRQPNRNSLLWRDPSVDGLKTGHTEEAGYCLVASAEREGMRLIATVMGTNSENARAQEVQKLLNYGFRYFETHSLFSAGEVLNEAQVWGGKAEKVQMGVADDAVVTIPRGSKGSLESVMDIDSVIQAPVQAGQELGQVRVMLNGEEIVNRPVVALEEVPEGGFFKRIWDAIKLFFVQLFN, from the coding sequence ATGGCTAACAAGACGGTTTTCCAGACATTTCTCTACGTAGTGACCTTCACATTCGCACTGGTGGCGACGGCTGCTGCACAATCCCAGCAGGTCCTGATTCCCTCGCCGCCCCAGATTGCGGCGAGCTCCTACATCCTCATGGACGCGGAGAGTGGTCGCATCATCGTCGAGGGCAACAGCCATGAGCGTCTGCCACCGGCAAGTCTGACCAAGATGATGACCGCCTATATCGTCGAGCGCGAGCTGGATGAAGGGCGCATTGCACTGGAAGATCAGGTGCCTGTCAGCGTAAATGCGTGGCAAACCGGCGGCTCGCGCATGTTCGTCAAGGAGGGTACACAGGTACCCGTGGAGCAACTGCTCAAGGGTGTGATCATCCAGTCCGGCAACGATGCCAGCGTGGCGTTGGCTGAATTCATCGCCGGTAGTGAAGGTGCCTTCGCCGATATCATGAACCAGCAGGCTCAGATCTTGGGCATGCAGGATTCCCATTTCATCAATGCCACGGGACTGCCTTCCGAGACGCATTATTCCTCCGCTTACGACCTGGCATTGTTGGCGAAGGCGATCATCAACGACTACCCGGAAAACTACCCGATCTACGAACAGAAATACTTCACCTATAACGATATCCGTCAACCCAACCGCAACAGCCTGCTGTGGCGCGACCCGTCCGTCGACGGCTTGAAGACCGGTCACACCGAAGAAGCTGGCTACTGTCTGGTGGCCTCCGCCGAGCGCGAGGGCATGCGCCTGATCGCCACAGTGATGGGTACTAACAGCGAAAATGCCCGGGCGCAGGAAGTACAGAAGCTGCTCAATTACGGCTTCCGTTATTTCGAGACCCATTCGCTGTTCTCTGCCGGCGAAGTCCTTAATGAGGCCCAGGTCTGGGGCGGAAAGGCCGAAAAGGTCCAGATGGGCGTGGCTGACGATGCCGTCGTAACCATTCCCCGTGGTAGCAAGGGTTCGCTGGAATCGGTGATGGATATCGACTCGGTTATCCAGGCGCCGGTGCAGGCCGGTCAGGAGCTGGGACAGGTCCGCGTTATGCTGAATGGCGAAGAGATCGTCAACCGGCCGGTGGTTGCGTTGGAAGAGGTGCCTGAAGGTGGCTTCTTCAAGCGTATCTGGGATGCCATCAAGCTGTTCTTCGTCCAGCTGTTCAACTGA